From the Pseudomonas sp. VD-NE ins genome, the window CCATCCCGAGGGCGTCAATCAGCGGCTGGTGGAAGTGCCCGGGGTCGGGCATAACGGCGATGGCATGCTGACCTCGCCGGAGGGGCAGAAGGCGTTGTTTGAACAGTAAGTTGTGCGGTGGATGATCTGGCCTCTTCGCGAGCAGGCTCGCTCCCACATTGGATTGATGCATTGCACAAAATCTCTGTGCACTGAAGATCTAATGTGGGAGCGAGCCTGCTCGCGAAGGCGTCTTTCCAGACAGCAAAAATCTCAGGCCAGCAGCATCCGCCGCAACTCGACACAATCCTTTGCATGCCAATCGGTCAACTCCGGCCAAGGGTTTTCCGGCAGATTCACCAACACCGTCTGCGCCCCCGCCGCTCTCCCGCAATCCAGATCAAAGCGGTAATCACCGACCATCACCATCTCGCTGGCCGGCACGTCCCAGGCATCTGCCAGTTTCAGCAAGCCACCCGGATGCGGCTTCGGCGGCGCTTCGTCGCGGCCCAGTACATCGTCCACCGCGAAACAGTCGGCCAAACCAATCGCTTCCAGCGTCACGTGCGCCAGTTCCCGCGCGTTGCGGGTCAGAATGCCGAGGCGATAACCGCGCGCATGCAGGTCTCGCACCAGCTCCACCGCCCCGGCGGCCGGGGTCGAGCCCAACGCCAGATCGCGCTCGTGCTCCAGCAACCAGGCATGTTTCGCCGCCGCCTCATCCGCCGGCAATGCAGCGAGATGAGTGAGGATGTCGTCCTCCGGCGGAATCGCCAGCGCCACGCGAATCGCCGCAAAATCATGCACGGCGACGGTCAACGTGCCGTCCATATCGAACACCCAGTGCTTGACCTCTTTCAGACTCATGCCCAGTCCTTGCGATGGCGGATCAGGCCTTCCTGCGTCACCGAAGCGACCAGTTGCCCGGCGCGGTTGTACACGCTGCCACGGGAGAATCCACGGGAATTGCCGGCCCACGGGCTGTCCATCGCGTAGAGCAACCAGTCATCGGCGCGCAGATCGTTGTGGAACCACAATGCGTGATCAAGGCTGGCGACCTGCATGTCTTTCTGCCACACCGACTTGCCGTGGGGCAGCATCGAGGTGGTCAGCAGACCGAAGTCCGAAGCGTAGGCCAGCAAGTATTTGTGCAGCGCAGGAATATCGGCCAGCGCGCCGTCAGCACGAAACCAAACATATTTGATCGGATCGGCCGGTTGCGGGTTGTACGGGTCTTTTTCAGTGACCGGGCGCACTTCGATCGGCTTCGGGCACAGCAGCTTTTCACGCATGTGCTCGGGGATCAGTTGCGCGCGTTGCTGAAACAGCTCCAGCTCCGA encodes:
- the tesB gene encoding acyl-CoA thioesterase II, producing the protein MSQVLEDLVDLLTLEPIEENLFRGRSQDLGFRQLFGGQVLGQSLSAASQTVEETRHVHSMHGYFLRPGDAKLPVVYSVDRVRDGGSFSTRRVTAIQKGHPIFTCSASFQYDEAGFEHQSQMPVVVGPENLPSELELFQQRAQLIPEHMREKLLCPKPIEVRPVTEKDPYNPQPADPIKYVWFRADGALADIPALHKYLLAYASDFGLLTTSMLPHGKSVWQKDMQVASLDHALWFHNDLRADDWLLYAMDSPWAGNSRGFSRGSVYNRAGQLVASVTQEGLIRHRKDWA
- a CDS encoding HAD family hydrolase, with the protein product MSLKEVKHWVFDMDGTLTVAVHDFAAIRVALAIPPEDDILTHLAALPADEAAAKHAWLLEHERDLALGSTPAAGAVELVRDLHARGYRLGILTRNARELAHVTLEAIGLADCFAVDDVLGRDEAPPKPHPGGLLKLADAWDVPASEMVMVGDYRFDLDCGRAAGAQTVLVNLPENPWPELTDWHAKDCVELRRMLLA